In one window of Pseudooceanicola aestuarii DNA:
- a CDS encoding carboxymuconolactone decarboxylase family protein, which produces MKTFTKHDETTAPDDSKPLLEKSKAAFGRLPGLHAVMAEAPGLLEGYQKLHELFVNSSFDKDELTVVWQAINVENECHYCVPAHTGIAKSMGVDDAITEALRNKTPLPNDRLEALRDFTLKLVRERGFVADADVQAFLDAGFTKRNVLEVILGYSQKVMSNYTNHLAQTPVDPVFEKFAWSPKETA; this is translated from the coding sequence ATGAAAACCTTTACCAAACATGACGAGACGACCGCCCCCGACGACAGCAAGCCGCTGCTGGAGAAATCCAAGGCCGCCTTTGGCCGTCTGCCCGGTCTGCACGCCGTCATGGCTGAGGCTCCCGGCCTGTTGGAAGGCTACCAGAAACTGCACGAATTGTTCGTGAACTCCTCCTTCGACAAGGACGAGTTGACGGTGGTCTGGCAGGCGATCAACGTCGAGAACGAGTGCCATTACTGCGTGCCCGCCCACACCGGCATCGCGAAATCCATGGGTGTGGATGACGCCATCACCGAGGCCCTGCGCAACAAGACCCCGCTGCCCAACGATCGGCTGGAGGCGCTGCGCGACTTCACCCTGAAATTGGTGCGGGAACGTGGTTTCGTCGCCGATGCCGATGTGCAGGCGTTTCTTGACGCCGGTTTCACCAAGCGGAACGTGCTGGAGGTGATCCTTGGCTATTCGCAGAAGGTGATGTCCAATTACACCAACCACCTGGCGCAGACCCCGGTCGATCCGGTGTTCGAGAAATTCGCCTGGTCGCCCAAGGAAACCGCCTGA
- the nagA gene encoding N-acetylglucosamine-6-phosphate deacetylase yields the protein MTHRYVHAETLYDGSGAPARHDCLVEVTGDRITAVTRAPTRLPSGTARVAIAAPGFIDLQINGAADVQFNDDPSPVAIARIAHGARAGGAAHVLPTFITADGNGWHQALRAARDALNAHSPGVLGLHLEGPFLSPRRPGIHPAQAIRPLAEADLALLETAQIPLLLTLAPEEQPPGAIRRLASAGITVFAGHTAASAAQIDAAVAEGLRGVTHLWNAMPAPQGRAPGVVGRTLTHPTLFAGIIADGHHVDPLNLMLAARMMPNRLCLVTDAMRTYAGQVTEFDLMGTPVALRDGRLTGPDGTLAGAHLGLDTALRLMVRSAGVPVEQAVAMASATPARVLRLEGELGRIAPGYRASLTHLNTDLHAIGGLVDGIPFEDLPTG from the coding sequence GTGACCCACCGCTACGTCCATGCCGAAACGCTGTATGACGGCAGCGGCGCTCCCGCCCGCCACGATTGCCTGGTTGAGGTCACCGGGGACCGGATCACCGCCGTGACCCGCGCGCCCACCCGCCTGCCTTCGGGAACCGCGCGGGTGGCGATCGCGGCCCCCGGCTTCATCGACTTGCAGATCAACGGCGCGGCGGATGTGCAATTCAACGACGATCCCAGCCCGGTGGCCATCGCACGCATCGCGCATGGCGCCCGCGCCGGCGGGGCGGCGCATGTGCTGCCGACCTTCATCACCGCCGACGGGAACGGCTGGCACCAGGCCCTGCGCGCCGCCCGCGACGCGCTGAACGCGCACAGCCCCGGCGTCCTGGGCCTGCACCTGGAGGGGCCGTTTCTGTCCCCGCGGCGTCCTGGCATACACCCGGCACAGGCCATCCGCCCGCTGGCGGAGGCCGACCTGGCGCTGCTGGAGACCGCGCAGATCCCCCTGCTGCTGACCCTCGCCCCCGAGGAACAGCCGCCCGGCGCGATTCGCCGCCTGGCCAGCGCCGGGATCACCGTCTTTGCCGGGCACACCGCCGCCAGCGCCGCCCAGATCGACGCCGCCGTGGCGGAGGGGCTGCGCGGCGTTACCCACCTGTGGAACGCCATGCCTGCACCGCAGGGTCGCGCGCCGGGGGTGGTGGGGCGCACCCTGACCCATCCCACGCTCTTTGCCGGGATCATCGCGGATGGCCATCACGTTGATCCGCTGAACCTGATGCTGGCGGCGCGGATGATGCCCAACCGGCTGTGCCTGGTGACCGACGCGATGCGCACCTATGCCGGGCAGGTCACCGAGTTCGACCTGATGGGAACCCCCGTGGCGCTGCGCGACGGACGGCTGACCGGGCCGGATGGCACGCTGGCCGGTGCACATCTTGGGCTGGACACCGCGCTGCGCCTCATGGTGCGGAGCGCCGGGGTTCCGGTGGAACAGGCCGTCGCCATGGCCAGCGCCACCCCCGCTCGCGTCCTGCGCCTGGAGGGGGAGCTGGGCCGCATCGCGCCGGGCTATCGCGCCAGCCTGACCCACCTGAACACGGATCTGCACGCCATCGGCGGGCTGGTCGACGGCATCCCATTCGAGGATCTGCCCACCGGCTGA
- the nagB gene encoding glucosamine-6-phosphate deaminase: protein MRVLICHDAAAAVARAAQILQDTVAARPEAVLGLATGGTMEPLYALLRARIADGALDLRQVTTFNLDEYVGLAADHPQSYAATMRRLLFDTAGIGPDRGHLPDGTASDPVTEARAYEAAITAAGGIDLQVLGIGRNGHIGFNEPTSSLGSRTRVKTLTEDTRRANARFFGAQETAPEFAITMGIGTVLDARACLLLATGPEKARPVAAAVEGPLSAACPASALQLHPDATLVLDPAAAADLRLRDYYQLVHPDGGKARL from the coding sequence ATGCGGGTCCTGATCTGTCATGACGCCGCCGCCGCCGTGGCCCGCGCGGCGCAGATCCTTCAGGACACCGTCGCCGCCCGCCCCGAAGCGGTGCTGGGCCTGGCCACCGGCGGCACGATGGAGCCGCTCTATGCCCTGCTGCGCGCGCGCATCGCCGACGGGGCGCTGGATCTGCGGCAGGTGACGACCTTCAATCTGGACGAATATGTCGGGCTGGCCGCCGATCATCCGCAAAGCTACGCCGCCACCATGCGCCGGCTATTGTTCGACACCGCAGGCATTGGCCCGGATCGCGGGCACCTGCCCGACGGCACAGCCTCCGATCCCGTGACCGAGGCGCGCGCCTACGAGGCGGCGATCACAGCGGCGGGCGGCATCGACCTGCAAGTGCTGGGGATCGGACGCAACGGCCATATCGGGTTCAACGAACCGACCTCCAGCCTGGGATCGCGGACGCGGGTCAAGACGCTGACCGAAGACACCCGCCGCGCCAACGCCCGGTTCTTCGGCGCGCAGGAGACCGCCCCGGAATTCGCCATCACCATGGGGATCGGCACCGTGCTGGACGCCCGCGCCTGCCTGTTGCTGGCCACCGGCCCGGAGAAGGCCCGCCCCGTCGCCGCCGCGGTGGAGGGTCCGCTGTCCGCCGCCTGCCCGGCCTCGGCCCTGCAATTGCATCCCGACGCGACGCTGGTCCTGGATCCCGCCGCCGCCGCCGACCTGCGGCTGCGCGACTATTACCAGTTGGTGCATCCCGATGGTGGAAAGGCACGGCTGTGA
- a CDS encoding ABC transporter ATP-binding protein, whose amino-acid sequence MGEVTLRGIAKSFGEVEVIPSLDLSIEPGEFVVFVGPSGCGKSTLLRMIAGLEEPSAGTISIAGRDVTRAEPADRGLAMVFQTYALYPHMSVAENMGFGLEMAKVPAAERRMAVLRAAEILQITDLLERKPRELSGGQRQRVAIGRAIVRDPALFLFDEPLSNLDAELRVQMRLEIARLHAELSATMVYVTHDQTEAMTMADRIVVLRKGVIEQVGRPSDLYADPDNLFVAGFIGSPRMNFLDAVVTGRTTEGLALVDLPRLNLTGLEVPVRHPDTLPSGPATLGLRPEDFGPPHDAAHIVTLTAEVVENLGGTAYLYTDAGREDAIVAEVPRRTLPALGEPVRFGLPGHECHLFGADGGRL is encoded by the coding sequence ATGGGTGAGGTTACGCTGCGCGGTATCGCCAAGAGTTTTGGCGAGGTGGAGGTCATCCCGTCGCTGGACCTGTCGATCGAGCCGGGGGAATTCGTCGTCTTCGTCGGCCCCTCCGGCTGCGGGAAATCCACGCTACTGCGCATGATCGCGGGGCTGGAAGAACCTTCGGCGGGCACCATCTCCATCGCCGGGCGCGACGTGACCCGGGCCGAACCGGCCGATCGCGGGCTGGCGATGGTGTTCCAGACCTACGCGCTTTATCCGCATATGAGCGTTGCGGAGAACATGGGCTTTGGCCTTGAGATGGCCAAGGTGCCTGCGGCCGAACGTCGGATGGCCGTGCTGCGCGCAGCGGAGATCCTCCAGATCACCGACCTGCTGGAGCGCAAACCGCGCGAGCTGTCCGGCGGCCAGCGGCAGCGTGTCGCCATCGGCCGGGCCATCGTGCGTGATCCGGCGCTGTTTCTGTTCGACGAGCCATTGTCGAACCTGGATGCCGAATTGCGGGTGCAGATGCGGCTGGAGATCGCGCGCCTGCATGCCGAATTGTCCGCGACGATGGTTTACGTGACCCACGACCAGACAGAGGCCATGACCATGGCCGACCGCATCGTGGTCCTGCGCAAGGGCGTGATCGAACAGGTGGGCCGGCCGTCCGATCTATATGCCGATCCCGACAACCTGTTCGTCGCCGGTTTCATCGGCAGCCCCCGGATGAATTTCCTGGACGCTGTCGTCACCGGCCGCACCACCGAGGGCCTGGCCCTTGTCGATCTGCCCCGGCTGAACCTCACCGGACTGGAGGTACCTGTGCGCCACCCCGACACCCTGCCCTCCGGTCCCGCCACCCTGGGCCTGCGTCCCGAGGATTTCGGCCCCCCTCACGACGCGGCCCATATCGTGACCCTGACTGCCGAAGTGGTGGAGAACCTGGGCGGCACCGCCTATCTCTATACCGATGCGGGCCGTGAGGATGCGATTGTCGCCGAGGTGCCGCGCCGCACCCTGCCCGCCCTTGGCGAGCCCGTACGGTTCGGCCTGCCGGGTCACGAATGCCACTTGTTCGGGGCGGATGGCGGGCGGCTCTGA
- a CDS encoding carbohydrate ABC transporter permease, whose protein sequence is MKRPLRWNIALGVVLLLLAALVLAPFWFVLTGSVKDPAEIIARLPTMIPDNFTLQHYTKLLAASDYPIYMLNSLLVATASTLVTLGLAIPAGYAFFRMSFRGRETLYRAILLAYAFPSIVILIPLFGIFAKLGLVDSRLALVLVNVAFALPFAIWLLRSFFAGIPVEIEEAARLDGGAPFTVLRRIMIPLVAPGIAAVAVFAFVTAWTEYVFASVLILSDDKRPVPVGFSGIIGQYQIDWGLLLAGASLSILPVVILFAFVGRWFVAGLTEGAVK, encoded by the coding sequence ATGAAACGTCCCCTGCGCTGGAACATCGCCTTGGGCGTCGTGCTGCTGCTGCTGGCCGCGCTGGTCCTCGCACCGTTCTGGTTCGTGCTGACCGGATCGGTGAAAGACCCGGCCGAGATCATAGCGCGCCTCCCGACCATGATCCCCGACAACTTCACCCTTCAGCACTACACAAAGCTGCTGGCGGCATCGGATTACCCGATCTACATGCTCAACAGCCTGTTGGTCGCCACCGCGTCGACATTGGTCACGCTGGGGCTGGCGATCCCGGCGGGCTACGCGTTCTTCCGCATGTCCTTCCGGGGGCGCGAGACGCTCTACCGGGCGATCCTGCTGGCCTATGCCTTCCCCTCCATCGTGATCCTGATCCCGCTGTTCGGCATCTTCGCGAAACTGGGGCTGGTGGACAGCAGGCTGGCGCTGGTGCTGGTCAACGTGGCCTTTGCCCTGCCCTTCGCGATCTGGCTGCTGCGGTCGTTTTTCGCCGGCATCCCGGTGGAGATCGAGGAAGCCGCCCGCCTGGACGGCGGCGCCCCTTTCACCGTACTGCGCCGGATCATGATCCCCCTGGTGGCGCCGGGGATCGCGGCGGTGGCGGTCTTTGCCTTTGTGACCGCCTGGACGGAATATGTCTTTGCCTCCGTGCTGATCCTGTCCGACGACAAGCGGCCCGTGCCCGTCGGGTTCTCTGGCATCATCGGGCAATACCAGATCGATTGGGGTCTGCTGCTGGCCGGGGCCAGCCTGTCGATCCTGCCGGTGGTGATCCTGTTCGCCTTTGTCGGGCGCTGGTTCGTCGCCGGGCTGACCGAGGGCGCCGTGAAATGA
- a CDS encoding carbohydrate ABC transporter permease, with the protein MKLPRHILPFAFIAPAILFLAALLLWPLGQAVVLSLQDVRSVGMPGRWVGLENYAEVLTDGDFWSASWLSLLWVVTNAVLQTVLALVAALALNQNFPGVRIARTWIVLTWIIPTVVVVMIWRWLFSTSGGIVNPLLMQSGLTDAPVGFFARPGTAFATLVFINSWRWFPFITLMMLAGLTRIPGDLFEAARIDGAGPWKRFSRITWPLLAPTLGVLLVIGTLLSFNVFDIIWLLTAGGPADGTRTLPVLIYETAFKSYRMSEAAAVAVLATVFLMGFALIATRWLARPPEAR; encoded by the coding sequence ATGAAACTACCCAGGCATATCCTGCCGTTTGCCTTCATCGCCCCGGCGATCCTGTTTCTGGCGGCACTGCTGCTCTGGCCGCTGGGCCAGGCGGTGGTGCTGTCATTGCAGGATGTGCGGTCCGTGGGCATGCCCGGCAGATGGGTCGGTCTGGAAAACTATGCCGAGGTTCTGACCGACGGCGATTTCTGGTCCGCCTCCTGGCTGTCGCTGCTGTGGGTCGTCACCAATGCGGTGTTGCAGACCGTGCTGGCGCTGGTCGCGGCGCTGGCCCTGAACCAGAATTTTCCCGGCGTGCGGATCGCACGTACCTGGATCGTGCTGACCTGGATCATCCCCACCGTGGTGGTCGTGATGATCTGGCGCTGGCTGTTCTCCACCTCTGGCGGGATCGTGAACCCGCTGCTGATGCAATCGGGCCTGACCGACGCGCCGGTTGGATTCTTTGCCCGGCCCGGCACCGCATTTGCCACGCTGGTCTTCATCAATTCCTGGCGTTGGTTCCCCTTTATCACGCTGATGATGCTGGCCGGGCTGACGCGTATCCCCGGCGACCTGTTCGAGGCGGCGCGGATCGACGGCGCAGGCCCGTGGAAACGGTTCAGCCGCATCACCTGGCCACTACTGGCGCCGACACTGGGCGTGCTGCTGGTGATCGGGACGTTGCTGTCCTTCAACGTGTTCGACATCATCTGGCTGCTGACCGCCGGCGGTCCGGCGGACGGCACCCGCACCCTGCCCGTCCTGATCTACGAGACCGCGTTCAAATCCTATCGCATGTCCGAGGCGGCGGCGGTCGCGGTGCTGGCCACCGTCTTCCTGATGGGCTTTGCCCTGATCGCCACCCGCTGGCTGGCCCGTCCCCCGGAGGCCCGTTGA
- a CDS encoding ABC transporter substrate-binding protein, protein MTRMHKTTLLGGAALAVLLPFAASAQTELTLWHMEQPPHRVDRVQMLLDEFNAAHPEIEVSQEPQNWGEVYAKAPAALAAGAGPDMLFAIPDFAPILKGMGALTSVADFVEELDAEHDFIDSTVEAYSYDEGVWAVPLYNMSMNLWYRPSVFEAAGIDVPTTWDDWSAAAKALTADGTYGMGLPANQQLYTDQTVYSVMANGGASEIYNEDGSLRFDNPQTVAAYDFYNGMLEFSPPDAPSWTWGEAEACFASASCGMIMQFSVISTYDTQAEGDAADLGVAAIPSQDGETHNTIAYANAVMLLSRDEGKMEASKTFIRWLLKPENYGRFLNMEPGLFMPVTADGAEADSFWSDPMVEKYRSQIETVIDNSANGMLFGFTSGRVFPAIAAISAQNVLAETLQSVAVKGMDPTEAVADGQARMQDLTE, encoded by the coding sequence ATGACCCGTATGCACAAGACCACCCTTCTGGGCGGCGCCGCCCTGGCAGTCCTGCTGCCGTTCGCCGCCAGCGCCCAGACCGAACTGACCCTGTGGCACATGGAGCAGCCGCCCCATCGCGTCGACCGGGTGCAGATGCTTCTGGACGAGTTCAACGCCGCCCACCCCGAGATCGAGGTCAGCCAGGAGCCGCAGAACTGGGGCGAGGTCTACGCCAAGGCGCCCGCCGCGCTGGCCGCCGGCGCCGGGCCGGACATGTTGTTCGCGATCCCCGATTTCGCCCCGATCCTCAAGGGGATGGGCGCTCTGACTTCGGTCGCCGACTTCGTGGAGGAACTGGACGCCGAACATGATTTCATCGATTCGACCGTAGAGGCCTATTCCTACGACGAAGGTGTCTGGGCCGTGCCGCTTTACAACATGTCGATGAACCTGTGGTACCGCCCCTCGGTGTTCGAGGCCGCCGGGATCGACGTGCCGACCACATGGGACGACTGGTCCGCCGCCGCCAAGGCACTGACGGCCGACGGCACCTATGGCATGGGTCTGCCCGCGAACCAGCAGCTTTATACCGATCAGACCGTCTATTCCGTGATGGCAAATGGCGGCGCCTCCGAGATCTACAACGAGGACGGCAGCTTGCGGTTCGACAATCCGCAGACCGTGGCGGCCTATGACTTCTACAACGGGATGCTGGAATTTTCTCCGCCCGACGCGCCGTCCTGGACCTGGGGCGAGGCCGAGGCCTGCTTTGCCTCTGCCAGCTGCGGGATGATCATGCAGTTCTCCGTTATCTCCACCTATGATACCCAGGCCGAAGGCGATGCTGCCGATCTGGGCGTGGCGGCGATCCCCTCGCAGGATGGCGAGACGCACAATACCATCGCCTACGCCAATGCCGTCATGCTGCTGAGCCGTGACGAAGGGAAGATGGAAGCCTCCAAGACTTTCATTCGCTGGCTGCTGAAGCCCGAAAATTACGGACGGTTCCTGAACATGGAGCCGGGGCTGTTCATGCCCGTCACCGCCGACGGTGCAGAGGCCGACAGCTTCTGGTCCGATCCGATGGTCGAGAAGTATCGCAGCCAGATCGAAACGGTGATCGACAATTCCGCCAACGGGATGCTGTTCGGCTTTACCTCCGGGCGGGTGTTCCCGGCCATTGCGGCCATTTCCGCCCAGAACGTGCTGGCGGAGACCCTGCAATCCGTGGCGGTCAAGGGGATGGACCCGACCGAGGCCGTGGCCGATGGTCAGGCGCGCATGCAAGACCTGACCGAGTAA
- a CDS encoding SIS domain-containing protein codes for MTDAALHYLNGLTALITRLKNDGPAQAIAATAAAVTRAARADRQFFVFGTGHSHMLAEEVLYRAGGLACAVPILSAATMLHEGAVSGSALERTEGLVAPIIGRYGLGAGDVLLVISNSGVNAAPLEAARLGREAGATVVALTSLDYSTAAAKGRTRLADLADIVIDNGIEAGDAIAALPGTDLRAGPASTVVGAAILNAVVVEVAQALAQDGDPPVFRSANMDGAAENNARLVARYRDRNPHLK; via the coding sequence ATGACCGATGCCGCGCTGCATTACCTGAACGGGCTGACCGCCCTGATCACCCGGCTGAAGAACGACGGCCCGGCGCAGGCCATTGCCGCCACCGCCGCCGCCGTGACCCGCGCCGCCCGCGCCGACCGGCAGTTCTTTGTTTTTGGCACAGGCCATTCCCACATGCTGGCCGAAGAGGTGCTGTACCGCGCCGGCGGCCTGGCCTGCGCCGTGCCGATCCTGTCCGCGGCCACCATGCTGCACGAAGGGGCAGTCTCGGGCTCCGCGCTGGAGCGGACCGAAGGGCTGGTCGCACCGATCATCGGGCGCTACGGGCTGGGCGCGGGCGACGTTCTGCTGGTGATCTCCAATTCCGGGGTCAACGCCGCACCGCTGGAGGCCGCGCGGCTGGGCCGGGAAGCCGGGGCAACCGTGGTGGCGCTGACGTCGCTGGACTATTCCACCGCCGCCGCCAAGGGCCGGACCCGGCTGGCAGACCTGGCCGATATCGTGATCGACAACGGGATCGAGGCTGGCGACGCCATCGCCGCCTTGCCCGGCACCGACCTGCGCGCCGGCCCCGCCTCTACCGTGGTGGGGGCCGCGATCCTGAACGCCGTCGTGGTGGAGGTCGCTCAGGCACTGGCGCAGGACGGTGATCCGCCCGTCTTTCGCAGTGCCAACATGGACGGTGCGGCAGAGAACAACGCGCGCCTTGTCGCCCGCTACCGCGACCGCAATCCACACCTGAAATGA
- a CDS encoding GntR family transcriptional regulator → MDQSEDTNLPRYLAIARDIEADIRAGRLAEGARLPSERDMAKDRQISRMTARQALRHLTQRGYLEAQVGRGTFVRSGAIQQELTALTGFSEAMRLQGRDIASVVIEAATRTPDPDTVLALGLAQGAPIHRLTRIRLVDGAPVAIEMSEIDASVTPGFFDGADFARQSTYARLRAEYDITPTTAEQTLEAAAADNETAHRLNLPEGAPILRLTRLTRDAQGGAFEFVRSLYRGDAFNMKVHLTLGGAE, encoded by the coding sequence ATGGACCAGTCCGAAGACACCAACCTGCCCCGCTACCTCGCCATCGCGCGGGATATCGAGGCCGACATCCGCGCCGGTCGCCTGGCCGAGGGGGCGCGCCTGCCCTCGGAACGGGACATGGCGAAGGACCGCCAGATCAGCCGGATGACCGCCCGTCAGGCGCTGCGCCACTTGACGCAGCGCGGTTACCTTGAGGCGCAGGTGGGGCGCGGTACCTTTGTGCGCAGCGGGGCCATCCAGCAGGAGTTGACCGCGCTGACCGGTTTCTCCGAGGCGATGCGCCTGCAGGGCCGCGACATCGCCTCCGTCGTGATCGAGGCCGCCACCAGGACCCCCGACCCGGATACGGTTCTGGCCCTGGGCCTCGCGCAGGGTGCGCCGATCCACCGCCTGACCCGCATCAGGCTGGTGGACGGCGCTCCTGTCGCGATCGAGATGTCCGAGATCGATGCCAGCGTCACCCCCGGCTTCTTCGACGGGGCGGATTTCGCGCGGCAATCGACCTATGCGCGGCTGCGCGCGGAATATGACATCACGCCCACCACCGCCGAACAGACGCTGGAAGCTGCCGCCGCCGACAACGAGACCGCGCACCGGCTGAACCTGCCCGAGGGCGCACCGATCCTGCGGCTGACCCGCCTGACCCGCGATGCACAGGGAGGGGCGTTTGAATTCGTCCGGTCGCTCTATCGCGGGGATGCGTTCAACATGAAAGTTCACCTGACCCTGGGGGGCGCCGAATGA
- a CDS encoding FGGY-family carbohydrate kinase produces the protein MTCVLGLDAGSSVVKAACFDLDGRMLSVATRRTPLSRPGNGRVEADGNACWAATCAVLREAMEASGRPPEDLIGLGLSAAMVGLWLVDDAGLPLRPGINWEDSRSQPLLDRMISARPGLMAEIFASSGSVMQQGCTLPLLATLAEEEPDLVAGAHAAISYKDMLRARLTGTIGIDRTEAAVAPGCARSQSGSAAMRDLFGLGGLAHLFPAPQDSSACAGRITAAAAAQTGLPQGVPVAVGAGDVPATVIGAGGLAPGAATAVLGTTCMVGRISDVPVFDPPDLGLLFSLPGGLWYRAMVNVAGTLNLDWAMSLLAPDLLAAPDGYDQLNALVAEVPVGAGGATYLPYLSESGIIAPVADAAARAQFAGLSPAHGRADLLRAVFEGVTFAIADLVELLQLPADQPLTLTGGGSRSALWCDMIAEATGRCVIVPEGTEFGARGAAMLAAVMAGAHPDIVTASTALTGLGQRRHPPRGRDAALWTAARARYADHRDRLLGTNGP, from the coding sequence GCCTCGATGCCGGGTCTTCGGTGGTCAAGGCCGCGTGCTTTGACCTTGACGGGCGAATGCTGTCGGTGGCCACGCGGCGCACGCCGCTGTCGCGCCCCGGCAATGGCCGGGTGGAGGCCGATGGCAACGCCTGTTGGGCCGCCACCTGCGCCGTGCTGCGCGAGGCGATGGAAGCCAGCGGCCGCCCTCCTGAAGACCTGATCGGATTGGGGTTGAGCGCCGCAATGGTCGGCCTGTGGCTGGTCGATGACGCGGGCCTGCCCCTGCGCCCCGGCATCAACTGGGAGGACAGCCGCAGCCAGCCCCTGCTGGATCGGATGATCTCCGCCCGGCCCGGCTTGATGGCGGAAATTTTCGCCTCCTCCGGGTCGGTGATGCAGCAGGGCTGTACCCTGCCTCTGCTGGCCACGCTGGCGGAGGAAGAGCCCGATCTGGTCGCCGGCGCCCATGCCGCGATCTCCTACAAGGACATGTTGCGCGCCCGGCTGACCGGCACCATCGGCATCGACCGGACCGAGGCCGCCGTCGCCCCCGGCTGCGCGCGCAGCCAATCGGGAAGCGCCGCAATGCGCGACCTGTTCGGGCTGGGCGGGCTGGCCCATCTGTTCCCCGCCCCGCAGGACAGCTCCGCCTGTGCCGGGCGGATCACTGCCGCCGCCGCCGCGCAAACCGGCCTGCCGCAGGGGGTGCCGGTGGCGGTGGGCGCGGGCGACGTGCCCGCCACGGTGATCGGCGCAGGCGGGTTGGCACCCGGCGCGGCGACGGCGGTTCTGGGCACCACCTGCATGGTGGGCCGGATCAGCGACGTGCCGGTGTTCGACCCGCCGGACCTGGGGCTGCTGTTCTCCCTTCCCGGTGGGTTGTGGTATCGCGCGATGGTCAACGTGGCCGGCACGCTGAACCTGGATTGGGCGATGTCCCTGTTGGCGCCGGACCTGTTGGCGGCGCCCGACGGCTACGACCAGCTGAACGCGCTGGTGGCGGAGGTGCCGGTGGGCGCCGGTGGCGCGACCTACCTGCCCTATCTCAGCGAAAGCGGGATCATCGCGCCCGTCGCCGATGCCGCAGCGCGGGCGCAATTCGCCGGGCTCTCCCCCGCCCATGGCCGCGCCGATCTGCTGCGCGCGGTGTTCGAGGGCGTGACCTTTGCCATCGCCGATCTGGTGGAGTTGTTGCAACTGCCGGCAGACCAGCCGCTGACCCTGACCGGTGGCGGCAGCCGCAGTGCGCTGTGGTGCGATATGATCGCCGAGGCGACGGGCCGCTGCGTGATCGTGCCGGAGGGCACCGAATTCGGCGCGCGCGGGGCGGCGATGCTGGCCGCCGTGATGGCCGGTGCGCATCCCGATATCGTCACCGCCAGTACCGCGCTGACCGGGCTGGGCCAGCGCCGTCATCCGCCTCGGGGGCGCGACGCTGCGCTGTGGACCGCCGCCCGTGCCAGATATGCCGACCACCGCGACAGGCTGCTGGGAACCAACGGCCCCTGA